One stretch of Corynebacterium callunae DSM 20147 DNA includes these proteins:
- a CDS encoding DUF3040 domain-containing protein, with product MSLSEQEQRALREIEQALMADDPKFGKVVTSDSGLGGGGLTLRGIALFVLGLVLLVAGVALSQQTLWFVALGIIGFLVMFGSGVWMLRGNGSGKISFSSMSSPTPSRGHGGSSIGDKMEENFRRRFEGK from the coding sequence ATGTCGCTTTCAGAGCAGGAGCAACGGGCGCTGCGCGAAATTGAGCAGGCGCTTATGGCTGATGATCCGAAATTCGGAAAAGTGGTCACAAGTGACAGTGGTCTGGGCGGCGGTGGATTAACCCTGAGGGGAATCGCACTGTTTGTTCTGGGGCTTGTTCTCCTGGTCGCTGGAGTTGCGCTAAGTCAGCAGACTTTGTGGTTTGTTGCACTTGGAATTATCGGATTTCTTGTCATGTTTGGTTCGGGTGTGTGGATGTTGCGTGGGAATGGCTCTGGAAAGATTTCCTTTTCTTCAATGTCTTCTCCAACGCCATCACGTGGCCATGGGGGATCTTCCATTGGTGATAAAATGGAAGAGAACTTCCGTCGCCGTTTTGAAGGAAAATAA
- a CDS encoding peptidoglycan D,D-transpeptidase FtsI family protein, which translates to MTFPSDGRSRNQRAGREDTSRRSAYQDESRRAARERELKRRKGIPESQGTTFRPTSPSQTGAQKRRVNAVTLIALVVAGVLIFRLGWVQIIWGPELSLNASEQRTRVYVDPARRGTITDREGNQLAYTMQARSLTVSPNVMRAELRTGTDLALRLAAEETDPANVASYVTIEEGVAYDRASGEEKETILNEKVKERMENIATRIPEIIKSHGKDVSDIRSSEILEKLNAESQYEVLVRNVDPDIATEITDELPSVAADHQDIREYPNGAIGENIVGRISMDGNGQFGFEASNDSLLAGNNGRSTQDMSILGQAIPGTLRDQIPAVDGASVELTLDLDLQTYVQQALEQAKAASGADDASAVVLDAKTAEVLAMANTGTINPNEDTAKQIEEGKSFDNPSITHPFEPGSVAKIITAAGVIQEGLTTPEEVLQVPGSIEMAGVTVKDAWEHGVVPYTTAGVFGKSSNVGTLMLAERLGEDKFAQYLDLFGLGQSTGIELPSESEGLLPAPEQWSGGTFANLPIGQGMSITTLQMAGIYQTLANGGERIEPRIIKSATDADGAVIEQAEPDKVQVVSPEAAKMTVDMFRAVTQSDPTGVQQGTGTGAAIDGYQISGKTGTAQKIDENTGAYSNSEYWITFAGIAPADDPRFVVAIMLDEPERGVHGEGGQTAAPLFKDIATWLLNRDNIPLSEVPEPIVLQAQ; encoded by the coding sequence GTGACTTTCCCCAGCGATGGACGAAGTCGAAACCAACGAGCGGGACGTGAGGACACGTCCCGCCGTTCGGCATATCAGGATGAGAGTCGTCGGGCTGCGCGGGAGCGTGAACTTAAAAGGCGCAAAGGAATTCCCGAGTCCCAAGGAACCACTTTTAGACCTACATCACCAAGCCAAACTGGCGCCCAGAAGCGTCGCGTCAATGCCGTTACGCTCATCGCGCTAGTGGTAGCTGGCGTGCTCATTTTCCGCCTGGGTTGGGTCCAAATAATTTGGGGTCCAGAACTTTCCCTCAATGCCTCTGAACAGCGCACGAGGGTTTATGTTGATCCGGCGCGTCGTGGCACCATCACCGACCGTGAAGGTAACCAACTGGCATACACCATGCAGGCACGTTCCCTCACAGTGTCACCTAATGTGATGCGCGCAGAGCTGCGCACCGGCACAGATCTGGCACTACGCCTGGCAGCCGAGGAAACTGATCCAGCGAATGTGGCCAGCTATGTCACCATTGAAGAAGGTGTGGCATATGACCGCGCTTCCGGCGAGGAAAAAGAGACCATCCTCAATGAGAAGGTCAAGGAGCGGATGGAAAATATTGCCACCCGTATTCCTGAGATCATCAAATCCCATGGCAAGGATGTCAGCGATATCCGTTCCTCGGAAATCCTGGAAAAGCTCAATGCGGAAAGCCAATACGAGGTTTTGGTTCGCAACGTAGATCCAGACATCGCTACTGAGATCACCGATGAGTTGCCCAGCGTGGCAGCAGACCATCAAGATATCCGCGAATATCCCAACGGAGCCATTGGCGAAAATATCGTCGGACGTATCAGCATGGACGGTAACGGCCAATTTGGTTTTGAAGCCTCAAATGACTCTTTACTTGCTGGAAACAATGGTCGCTCAACTCAGGATATGTCGATTCTGGGCCAAGCTATCCCGGGCACTCTCAGGGATCAAATTCCAGCAGTGGATGGCGCCAGCGTTGAGCTCACCCTTGATTTAGATTTGCAGACTTATGTGCAGCAGGCCCTCGAACAAGCCAAAGCAGCTTCCGGAGCAGATGATGCTTCTGCCGTAGTACTTGATGCTAAAACTGCAGAGGTTTTGGCAATGGCCAATACAGGCACCATTAATCCCAACGAAGATACCGCCAAGCAGATCGAAGAGGGCAAGAGTTTCGATAACCCCTCGATTACCCATCCTTTTGAACCGGGTTCGGTAGCTAAAATCATCACCGCTGCTGGCGTGATTCAAGAAGGCCTCACCACCCCTGAGGAGGTCCTGCAGGTTCCAGGCAGCATCGAGATGGCTGGAGTCACAGTGAAGGACGCATGGGAGCACGGAGTTGTTCCTTATACCACCGCAGGTGTTTTTGGTAAGTCCTCCAACGTGGGAACCCTGATGCTGGCAGAGCGCCTCGGCGAAGATAAATTTGCACAGTATTTGGATCTTTTTGGCCTTGGTCAATCCACTGGCATTGAATTGCCCAGTGAATCCGAGGGCCTATTGCCAGCTCCAGAACAATGGTCAGGTGGTACTTTTGCAAACCTGCCAATTGGGCAGGGCATGTCAATTACCACCTTGCAAATGGCGGGAATTTATCAAACCCTCGCCAACGGTGGCGAGCGCATTGAACCGCGCATCATAAAGAGCGCAACCGATGCAGATGGAGCTGTTATTGAACAGGCAGAACCAGACAAGGTTCAAGTTGTCAGCCCTGAAGCTGCGAAGATGACCGTTGATATGTTCCGTGCGGTTACCCAATCAGACCCCACCGGGGTGCAGCAGGGTACCGGCACTGGTGCTGCTATCGACGGCTATCAAATCTCTGGCAAGACTGGTACCGCGCAGAAGATTGATGAAAACACCGGAGCATATTCCAACTCCGAGTATTGGATTACCTTTGCGGGCATTGCTCCGGCAGATGATCCACGTTTTGTGGTGGCCATCATGCTCGATGAACCAGAGCGTGGTGTACACGGTGAAGGCGGCCAAACCGCCGCGCCTTTGTTCAAGGACATCGCTACATGGTTGCTTAACCGTGACAATATTCCGCTGTCTGAAGTTCCAGAACCGATAGTGCTGCAAGCGCAGTAG
- a CDS encoding Rv2175c family DNA-binding protein produces MSSNYASHEVLPADEPLLSIPEIAERLNVVVTKVMDMVSEHKLITVQRDGIRYIPEAFLSTKKENTNRFIPGVIALLSDGGFTDEEILKFLFTEDDTLPGRPIDALHGHLAREVMRRAQAMAF; encoded by the coding sequence GTGAGTTCCAACTACGCATCCCATGAAGTCCTGCCCGCAGATGAGCCTTTGCTCAGCATTCCGGAAATCGCCGAGCGTCTAAACGTTGTGGTGACCAAGGTGATGGATATGGTCAGCGAACACAAGCTGATCACCGTCCAGCGCGATGGTATCCGTTATATCCCAGAAGCCTTCTTGAGCACCAAGAAGGAAAATACCAACCGCTTTATCCCCGGCGTTATCGCTTTGCTTTCCGACGGCGGCTTCACCGACGAAGAAATCCTCAAGTTCCTCTTCACCGAGGATGACACCCTGCCAGGCCGTCCTATTGACGCTTTGCATGGCCATCTCGCTCGTGAGGTTATGCGCCGCGCACAGGCGATGGCATTCTAG
- a CDS encoding alpha-(1->6)-mannopyranosyltransferase A, translating to MNNSFLKTLRHSKLFETFTNPVVLAICAGIMLFLGSFGGGAIRYRGGILDALGLNFLAFGHGQGISNTVLWIGQILLIGSWVHLGHRLFKAGFDVEKRLNLVKRTLVALLVPLFFAAPMMSRDVYSYLMQGAMLRDGFDPYTEGAAVNPGPMLLEVSHDWRNTTTPYGPLHLWIGDMITTLVGDNVTLGVLAYKVLSIAGFIAIAYGVSGIAKHFGADQAVALWIGVANPVMIIHMIGGMHNESLMVGLVSCGLLLVLRKKFGLGVALIAVAVSLKATAAIALPFVVWIGMFFLAEHLAEKKGNSTPTLAQKFISFVAAGAAGVVITGVVVSAITWMSGASWGWISEISGNSKVINPLAFPSLVASLIGIPASVFVNDYDFNGVVGVLRKISMVFMLVGLIVCWWLFRRTPRRAIAGTAAAYAVAFIFNSVTLPWYYASLFSLVGTFSPPSWLLRFFSALSVFIALMFTGSGNHQLYNIAMVIISGLFAWIATVVIFDDAEGNTVKSAKPEPSLDGPMLKP from the coding sequence ATGAATAATTCTTTTCTAAAAACACTGCGCCACTCCAAGCTTTTTGAAACCTTCACCAATCCAGTTGTCCTTGCCATTTGTGCAGGAATCATGCTCTTTTTGGGATCTTTTGGCGGTGGCGCCATCCGCTATCGAGGCGGAATACTCGATGCTTTGGGTCTTAATTTCTTAGCTTTTGGCCACGGTCAGGGAATTTCCAATACGGTCCTGTGGATTGGTCAGATCCTTTTAATTGGTTCCTGGGTCCATTTGGGACATCGCCTTTTTAAGGCTGGTTTTGACGTCGAAAAGCGCCTTAACCTAGTTAAGCGCACCCTCGTTGCCTTGCTGGTACCCCTGTTTTTTGCAGCGCCTATGATGTCGCGCGATGTGTATTCCTACCTTATGCAGGGCGCTATGCTGCGCGATGGATTTGATCCTTATACCGAGGGCGCTGCGGTAAACCCTGGTCCGATGTTGTTGGAAGTCTCCCACGACTGGCGCAACACTACGACTCCTTATGGTCCACTGCATCTGTGGATTGGTGACATGATCACCACTCTGGTGGGAGATAATGTCACCCTCGGTGTACTTGCTTATAAGGTGCTCTCCATTGCTGGTTTTATTGCCATCGCTTATGGCGTTTCTGGAATTGCCAAGCATTTTGGGGCTGATCAGGCAGTTGCGCTGTGGATCGGTGTAGCTAACCCGGTAATGATCATTCACATGATCGGTGGCATGCACAATGAATCGCTTATGGTCGGGCTGGTCAGCTGTGGCCTCTTGCTGGTGTTGCGCAAGAAATTTGGGCTGGGTGTGGCACTAATTGCGGTTGCGGTTTCTCTTAAAGCTACCGCTGCAATTGCACTGCCTTTTGTAGTGTGGATCGGCATGTTTTTCCTGGCAGAGCACCTGGCCGAGAAAAAGGGAAACTCCACCCCTACCCTGGCGCAGAAATTTATCTCATTTGTGGCAGCCGGTGCAGCCGGTGTTGTCATCACTGGCGTAGTGGTCAGCGCAATTACCTGGATGTCCGGTGCGTCATGGGGTTGGATTAGCGAAATCAGTGGAAATAGCAAGGTTATTAACCCTCTGGCATTCCCGTCTTTGGTGGCAAGCCTCATTGGCATTCCGGCCAGTGTTTTTGTGAACGACTACGATTTTAATGGCGTTGTGGGGGTTCTTCGGAAGATTTCCATGGTGTTTATGCTGGTCGGCCTAATTGTGTGTTGGTGGCTTTTCCGTCGCACGCCCCGGCGCGCCATCGCAGGTACTGCAGCAGCCTATGCCGTTGCGTTTATTTTTAACTCTGTCACTTTGCCGTGGTACTACGCCAGCCTGTTTTCTTTGGTGGGCACCTTCAGTCCGCCATCATGGTTGCTGCGATTTTTTTCGGCTCTATCGGTTTTTATTGCGTTGATGTTTACCGGCAGTGGAAATCACCAGCTTTATAACATAGCGATGGTGATCATTTCAGGCCTTTTCGCGTGGATTGCCACTGTGGTCATTTTTGATGATGCCGAAGGTAATACCGTGAAATCAGCCAAGCCAGAACCGAGCCTTGACGGTCCCATGCTAAAGCCATAA
- the metF gene encoding methylenetetrahydrofolate reductase [NAD(P)H], with protein sequence MQSSNIPASSQWAISDVLKRPSPGRVPFSVEFMPPRDDAAEGRLYRAAEVFHDLGASFVSVTYGAGGSTRERTSRIARRLSRQPLTTLVHLTLVNHTRAEMEQILQEYSELGLTNLLALRGDPPGDPLGEWQSTPGGLNYANELIELIKQSPEFQHFDVGIASFPEGHFRARTLEEDTEFTLAKLRAGAEYSITQMFFDVEDYLRLRDRLVAADPVHGAKPIIPGLMPITSLRSVRRQVELSGAQLPRELEERLLAAANGDEEANKDEIRKVGIEYTTQMAERLIAEGAVDLHFMTLNFTRATQEVLHNLGMAPAWGAEHGQDAVR encoded by the coding sequence ATGCAGTCATCTAACATCCCAGCCTCGTCTCAGTGGGCTATTAGTGATGTATTAAAGCGCCCATCGCCAGGTCGAGTGCCCTTCTCCGTGGAGTTCATGCCACCTCGCGATGACGCAGCCGAAGGGCGACTCTACCGAGCGGCAGAAGTTTTCCATGATCTCGGCGCTTCATTTGTTTCTGTTACTTATGGAGCAGGTGGATCAACGCGCGAACGTACCTCTCGTATTGCACGCCGGTTATCTCGACAGCCTTTGACGACATTGGTGCATCTGACTTTGGTCAACCACACCAGAGCAGAGATGGAACAAATCCTGCAGGAGTATTCCGAGCTTGGCCTCACAAATCTATTGGCCTTGCGTGGTGACCCACCTGGAGACCCTTTGGGGGAGTGGCAGAGCACTCCAGGCGGACTTAATTATGCCAATGAACTAATTGAGTTGATTAAGCAATCTCCGGAGTTTCAGCACTTCGACGTAGGAATTGCTTCTTTCCCAGAGGGGCATTTCCGCGCCCGTACTTTAGAAGAAGACACCGAATTTACCTTGGCTAAACTGCGTGCCGGTGCTGAATACTCGATTACTCAGATGTTTTTTGATGTTGAAGATTATCTGCGCTTGCGCGATCGTTTGGTTGCGGCTGATCCTGTCCATGGTGCAAAGCCAATTATCCCTGGATTAATGCCGATCACGAGTTTGCGATCAGTTCGTCGCCAGGTTGAGCTTTCTGGAGCGCAGCTGCCCCGGGAACTTGAGGAAAGGTTATTGGCGGCAGCCAATGGTGATGAAGAAGCCAATAAAGATGAAATCCGTAAGGTGGGTATTGAATACACCACTCAAATGGCTGAGCGACTTATTGCTGAAGGTGCCGTTGACCTTCACTTTATGACCCTCAATTTCACTAGAGCTACCCAGGAAGTGCTGCACAACCTAGGAATGGCTCCAGCATGGGGTGCGGAACACGGCCAAGATGCCGTGCGCTAA
- a CDS encoding UDP-N-acetylmuramoyl-L-alanyl-D-glutamate--2,6-diaminopimelate ligase, which produces MATSLQALAKLVAGNLNNSPNSDLEITGIGLDSSNLPADGAIFAAVPGTRVHGATFAQQDQAASAVAILTDTEGGQLLQEAGEQRPVIVVNNVREVLGVASSSIYGDPSADFVLIGVTGTSGKTTTSYLLEKGLMAAGHKVGLIGTTGTRINGEVVPTKLTTPEAPTLQALFARMHEQGVTHVVMEVSSHALSLGRVAGSHFDVSAFTNLSQDHLDFHPTMEDYFEAKALFFRPESALAAAKQVVCIDDEWGVRMAGVAGNAQSVSTHGDPADFRAHDIEVSETGAQRFKVQAPAGVDLNVQLALPGAFNVANATLAIAAASQANIDLDAFVAGLSEVAVPGRMERIDEGQDFLAVVDYAHKPGAVAAVLDTLKTQIEGRLGVVIGAGGDRDATKRGPMGLLSAQRANLVIVTDDNPRSEVPATIRAAVLAGAQEGAAQATHEVEVREIGDRAAAIRALIEWAQPGDGIVVAGKGHEVGQLIAGVSHHFDDREQVREALQAKLNPLAEQQLPGSTEGK; this is translated from the coding sequence ATGGCTACTTCATTGCAGGCCCTCGCCAAACTTGTCGCAGGCAACCTCAACAATTCCCCGAACTCCGACCTTGAGATCACCGGAATTGGTCTCGATTCCTCCAACTTGCCCGCCGACGGTGCCATTTTCGCCGCAGTTCCTGGTACTCGGGTACATGGGGCAACTTTTGCACAACAAGACCAAGCAGCCTCAGCTGTTGCCATCCTGACGGACACCGAAGGTGGCCAGCTTCTGCAAGAAGCTGGGGAACAGCGCCCCGTAATCGTAGTTAACAACGTGCGGGAGGTGTTGGGGGTCGCGTCGTCAAGCATTTATGGCGATCCTTCCGCAGACTTTGTCCTCATCGGTGTTACTGGTACTTCAGGCAAGACCACTACCAGCTATTTGCTGGAAAAAGGGCTGATGGCGGCCGGACACAAGGTTGGCTTGATAGGTACTACCGGTACCCGTATTAACGGCGAGGTTGTGCCTACCAAGCTCACCACTCCAGAAGCTCCCACCTTGCAGGCACTTTTTGCACGCATGCACGAGCAAGGGGTAACTCACGTGGTCATGGAAGTTTCTAGCCATGCACTGTCCCTCGGACGTGTGGCAGGTTCCCACTTTGATGTTTCTGCCTTTACCAACCTTTCCCAAGATCATCTTGATTTCCACCCCACCATGGAAGACTATTTTGAGGCGAAGGCTCTGTTCTTCCGCCCCGAATCTGCGCTGGCCGCAGCAAAGCAGGTGGTGTGCATCGATGATGAATGGGGTGTGCGAATGGCCGGAGTTGCAGGTAACGCACAGAGCGTTTCTACGCACGGCGACCCTGCTGATTTCCGCGCACATGACATCGAAGTAAGTGAAACCGGAGCTCAAAGATTTAAGGTGCAGGCCCCTGCCGGAGTAGACCTCAACGTGCAATTAGCGCTACCTGGTGCGTTTAACGTTGCCAATGCAACCTTGGCTATCGCAGCTGCAAGCCAAGCAAACATCGATCTTGATGCTTTTGTGGCTGGCCTTTCTGAAGTAGCTGTACCAGGACGTATGGAAAGAATTGACGAAGGCCAGGACTTCCTTGCAGTCGTAGATTATGCCCACAAACCAGGTGCAGTTGCTGCAGTGCTTGATACCCTCAAGACCCAAATTGAAGGCCGCCTCGGCGTCGTCATTGGCGCAGGTGGTGACCGTGATGCCACCAAGCGTGGACCGATGGGATTGCTCTCAGCACAAAGGGCCAACCTGGTTATTGTCACCGATGACAATCCACGCTCTGAAGTTCCTGCCACTATCCGCGCTGCGGTACTGGCAGGTGCCCAAGAAGGCGCTGCACAAGCAACCCATGAGGTGGAAGTTCGTGAAATCGGTGATCGTGCCGCAGCAATTCGCGCTTTGATCGAGTGGGCTCAGCCTGGAGATGGCATTGTTGTAGCTGGCAAAGGACATGAGGTCGGCCAGTTGATAGCCGGCGTAAGTCACCACTTCGATGATCGCGAACAAGTGCGTGAGGCACTGCAAGCAAAACTTAACCCTTTGGCGGAGCAACAGCTCCCGGGCAGTACGGAAGGAAAATAG
- a CDS encoding SAV_6107 family HEPN domain-containing protein, translating into MGEIISATTRFMQANGKEAEFLAKSAILLRQAHKHRNDGELTLALEIGYQSALRTAGAVIAGSPVSKRKRKPRGAWQQLRLVNAQSAMWAEELSKYSQIRSRAASGLEIDLSTEGLDEFLGKVRNFHDEVEQGLGWSTEAA; encoded by the coding sequence ATGGGTGAGATCATTTCAGCAACTACGCGTTTTATGCAGGCTAATGGCAAAGAGGCAGAGTTTCTTGCCAAATCTGCCATCCTGCTTCGCCAGGCGCATAAGCATCGCAATGATGGGGAGCTCACCCTCGCGCTTGAAATTGGCTACCAATCGGCCCTACGTACTGCAGGTGCCGTGATTGCTGGCAGTCCTGTGTCCAAGCGTAAGCGTAAGCCACGTGGTGCTTGGCAGCAGTTGCGCTTGGTAAATGCTCAATCGGCAATGTGGGCAGAAGAGCTTTCGAAATACTCTCAAATCCGCTCCCGGGCTGCCAGTGGGCTAGAGATTGATCTCAGTACTGAAGGCTTGGATGAGTTCCTGGGCAAGGTTCGTAATTTCCATGACGAGGTCGAACAAGGATTGGGATGGTCTACGGAGGCTGCTTAA
- the rsmH gene encoding 16S rRNA (cytosine(1402)-N(4))-methyltransferase RsmH: MEDFSIDGNHGHVPVMRDRMAALIAKQVEAMGENAVIVDATLGAGGHSEFFLNTFPQARLIGLDRDENALRDARARLAPFGERFVGVQTRFDGLAEVLENEEGEIFDIAREHGISGALFDLGVSSMQLDQVERGFAYRTDAPLDMRMDPSQGITAADILNTYSHGDIARILKTYGDERFAGKIASAVLKEREKEPFSTSARLVELLYDAIPAATRRTGGHPAKRTFQALRVEVNNELDSLKNVLPQITDALNVGGRAVFMSYQSHEDKLVKKFFTDLTTSKTPRGLPVDLPGTAPLFKQVTRGAETASEAEIEENPRAAPVKVRAIERITNQPGDRS, translated from the coding sequence ATGGAAGATTTCTCAATTGATGGGAACCACGGTCACGTTCCCGTAATGCGTGACCGCATGGCAGCGCTTATTGCTAAGCAGGTTGAAGCAATGGGGGAGAACGCTGTTATTGTCGACGCCACTTTAGGTGCGGGTGGACACTCAGAATTCTTTTTGAATACTTTCCCCCAGGCACGCCTGATTGGCCTGGACCGAGATGAAAATGCGCTGCGTGATGCACGCGCGCGTCTAGCTCCCTTTGGCGAACGCTTTGTTGGCGTTCAAACTCGCTTTGATGGACTCGCTGAAGTCCTTGAAAACGAGGAAGGCGAAATCTTTGATATCGCCCGCGAACATGGCATTTCCGGAGCGCTTTTTGATCTCGGTGTTTCTTCTATGCAGCTAGATCAAGTGGAGCGAGGCTTTGCTTATCGCACCGACGCACCACTTGATATGCGTATGGATCCTTCCCAGGGCATCACTGCAGCAGATATCCTCAACACCTATTCCCATGGTGATATCGCTCGCATTCTAAAGACCTATGGTGATGAACGCTTCGCCGGCAAGATCGCCTCTGCAGTGTTGAAAGAACGCGAAAAAGAACCTTTTAGCACCTCCGCTCGCCTGGTGGAGTTGCTCTATGACGCGATCCCTGCAGCTACTCGACGCACCGGCGGTCACCCTGCCAAGCGCACCTTCCAGGCACTGCGCGTGGAAGTTAACAACGAGCTTGATTCCCTCAAGAATGTGCTGCCACAGATTACTGATGCGCTCAACGTTGGTGGTCGTGCAGTGTTTATGAGTTATCAATCTCATGAGGACAAGTTGGTGAAGAAGTTCTTTACCGATTTGACCACTTCCAAAACCCCGCGAGGTTTGCCAGTGGATTTGCCGGGCACCGCTCCGCTTTTTAAGCAGGTTACGCGCGGTGCAGAAACTGCATCAGAGGCAGAAATTGAAGAAAACCCCCGCGCCGCACCAGTCAAGGTGAGGGCCATCGAGAGAATCACCAACCAGCCAGGAGATCGATCATGA
- a CDS encoding GNAT family N-acetyltransferase — MSLLIRRLSIPEFTTNAPVLVDVYITAMGYSPTIRDTRIAVWRRNSQNPGFTSVCALLDDQVVGVAYGFYGSPDHWWQHQLRRGLRHKGGPTTAELEIVQNYFEVAEVHVMPGFQGHGIGRKMMFELLREQQRAHAILSTPEVDQESNNAFGLYRSLGFYDLLRSFRFDGDLRDFAVLTVELPLKETKTH; from the coding sequence GTGTCCCTTTTGATTCGCAGACTAAGCATTCCTGAATTCACCACCAATGCCCCAGTTCTTGTTGATGTTTACATCACGGCAATGGGTTATAGCCCCACCATTAGGGACACGCGGATCGCAGTTTGGCGTCGAAATTCCCAAAACCCTGGATTCACCTCAGTGTGCGCATTGCTTGATGACCAAGTCGTTGGTGTGGCCTATGGCTTTTATGGCAGTCCCGATCACTGGTGGCAACACCAATTGCGCCGCGGTTTACGCCATAAAGGCGGACCGACTACGGCGGAATTAGAAATTGTGCAAAATTACTTCGAGGTCGCTGAAGTACACGTTATGCCAGGATTTCAAGGGCATGGCATCGGTAGGAAAATGATGTTTGAGCTGTTGAGAGAGCAACAAAGAGCCCATGCGATCTTATCCACGCCTGAGGTGGATCAAGAGTCTAACAATGCTTTTGGGCTCTATCGCTCGCTGGGCTTTTATGATCTGTTGCGATCTTTCCGATTTGATGGAGACCTCAGAGATTTTGCCGTGCTAACAGTCGAGTTACCTCTTAAAGAGACAAAAACTCACTAA
- the mraZ gene encoding division/cell wall cluster transcriptional repressor MraZ produces the protein MFLGTYTPKLDDKGRLTLPAKFREELAGGLMVTKGQDHSLAVYPKEEFAARARKAAAVSRTNPEARAFIRNLAASADEQRPDGQGRITLSAAHRTYAGLTKECVVIGSVDFLEIWDAQAWATYQEETEAAFSAAEDDVLGGLL, from the coding sequence ATGTTCCTTGGTACCTACACCCCAAAACTTGATGACAAGGGCAGGTTGACTCTTCCTGCGAAGTTTCGAGAGGAACTAGCAGGAGGGCTGATGGTCACTAAAGGTCAAGATCACAGCCTCGCGGTTTATCCAAAAGAGGAGTTCGCTGCCAGGGCTCGCAAGGCGGCAGCGGTATCCCGGACAAATCCAGAGGCACGTGCGTTTATTCGAAACCTTGCAGCAAGCGCGGATGAACAAAGACCAGATGGCCAAGGGCGCATTACGCTCTCGGCGGCACATCGCACTTATGCGGGGCTGACGAAAGAATGTGTCGTCATCGGTTCAGTGGACTTTCTAGAAATTTGGGACGCTCAGGCCTGGGCTACGTATCAGGAAGAGACGGAGGCTGCATTCTCTGCAGCTGAAGATGATGTCCTGGGAGGGTTGCTCTAG
- a CDS encoding polyprenyl synthetase family protein, with translation MSTLDAHDLDLNRIPTVVHDRLSKFLDSKEGDIAAIGTPVSEAVAYLRAFVLNGGKRIRPLYTWAGFVAAGGLENNTEKLEAVLDAAASLEFIQACALIHDDIIDSSDTRRGAPTVHRAVESYHRENNLEGNSAHFGESVSILAGDMALVWAEDMLQDSGLSTEALARSRAAWRGMRTEVIGGQLLDIYLEAQANESVELANSVNRFKTAAYTIERPLHLGASIAGASPELISALRNYGHDIGIAFQLRDDLLGVFGDPAITGKPAGDDIREGKRTVLLAKALEKADKESPVAAAEIRAGIGQVSEPADIAQLAQLIRDTGAEAEVENLITDLTTSGLAHLEAVSMPAEVKELLRSLAIRSTERRM, from the coding sequence TTGAGCACCCTTGATGCCCACGACCTTGACCTCAACCGCATTCCTACGGTTGTGCATGATCGTCTCAGCAAATTCCTCGATTCCAAAGAGGGTGATATCGCAGCAATTGGCACTCCGGTGTCAGAAGCAGTGGCCTATTTGCGTGCTTTTGTTCTTAATGGTGGAAAGCGCATCCGCCCGCTTTATACCTGGGCTGGATTTGTGGCTGCAGGAGGCCTGGAAAATAACACTGAAAAATTGGAAGCTGTTCTGGATGCTGCTGCCAGCCTAGAGTTCATCCAAGCTTGCGCACTTATTCATGATGACATTATTGATTCTTCCGATACTCGCCGTGGCGCCCCTACCGTGCACCGTGCTGTGGAGAGCTACCACCGAGAAAATAACCTCGAAGGAAATTCTGCTCACTTTGGCGAATCTGTATCCATTCTGGCTGGTGATATGGCTTTGGTCTGGGCTGAGGATATGTTGCAGGATTCTGGGCTTTCCACTGAAGCTCTCGCGCGTTCTCGCGCAGCCTGGCGCGGTATGCGCACCGAGGTTATCGGTGGCCAACTCCTCGATATTTATTTGGAAGCCCAGGCCAATGAATCAGTGGAATTAGCAAACTCGGTCAACCGTTTTAAGACGGCTGCTTACACCATCGAAAGGCCGCTTCATTTAGGTGCCTCAATTGCTGGTGCTAGCCCAGAGCTCATTAGTGCCTTGCGAAACTACGGTCATGACATCGGCATTGCTTTCCAACTCCGCGATGATTTGCTCGGAGTTTTTGGCGATCCTGCAATCACGGGAAAGCCTGCGGGTGATGACATTCGAGAAGGCAAGCGCACCGTTTTGCTTGCCAAAGCTTTAGAAAAAGCAGATAAAGAATCCCCGGTGGCAGCTGCAGAAATTCGCGCCGGTATTGGCCAGGTATCTGAACCTGCAGATATCGCGCAGCTTGCGCAGCTTATTCGAGATACTGGAGCTGAAGCTGAGGTAGAAAACCTCATCACGGATCTTACGACCTCCGGGCTGGCTCATCTAGAAGCTGTGTCCATGCCAGCTGAAGTCAAAGAGCTTCTGCGAAGTCTTGCCATCCGCTCTACTGAACGCCGGATGTAG